A section of the Candidatus Omnitrophota bacterium genome encodes:
- a CDS encoding 3-hydroxyacyl-CoA dehydrogenase NAD-binding domain-containing protein, translating into MENQNSVFYHVKNNVGVIEFDQPDSKVNLLSSAALKQLEVFLEEIRSNSMLKAVVFVSKKQDVFIAGADIKEIEGIKVPQDGELKSRAGQQILDKIEDLRIPAIAVIDGVALGGGCELALACHYRVATFNEKIKMGLPEVNLGIIPGFGGTYRLPKLVGLTQGLKMILTGKLISSREAFKVGLVDRIFPQKNLDILLDQFVDEVSAKGYHRKPRKEKTIQEFLLERTSLGRGIIFDQARKTVLKTTKGFYPAPLKAIEVIKSTYGLNRVTALSREAKAFSELVATDVSKNLIQLFYLTEKYRKLIVPGTESIAPLQIKKCAVLGAGIMGGGIAQLLSSRKIWVRLKDVHYDAIAKGLKAASLIYQKAVKARKIKEFESSVGMARITSTLDYSGFQDADMVIEAVVENIDVKKNIFKELSAAVSSKAILCTNTSALSVTEMAKEAKDPSRVIGLHFFNPVERMPLIEIIKTDLTSPETIASALQCTKRLGKTPIIVKDSCGFLVNRILLGYVNESGRILEEGNRVEYVDRVMTDFGMPMGPFALSDEVGLDVGFKVLQILEKGLGERFKPVGIFEKVYQKKTFGKKTGKGFYIHGKKRIPNPEIYGMITKSALPDPQRSEYLKRMVYTMINEAARCLQEGIVDNAETVDVGMIMGTGFPAFRGGLLRYTDFVGPENIVNDLLRLKEKFNAERFLPCDYLNNLSRANKKFYQDPAYNE; encoded by the coding sequence ATGGAGAATCAAAATTCAGTTTTCTATCACGTAAAAAACAATGTCGGAGTTATTGAATTTGATCAGCCGGATTCTAAGGTCAATCTTCTAAGCTCAGCGGCCTTAAAACAACTAGAGGTTTTTCTGGAAGAGATCAGATCTAATTCAATGTTAAAAGCGGTGGTCTTTGTTAGCAAAAAACAAGATGTGTTCATTGCCGGAGCCGACATCAAAGAAATTGAAGGAATTAAAGTGCCTCAAGATGGTGAGCTAAAATCGCGCGCCGGCCAGCAAATTTTAGACAAAATTGAAGATTTGAGAATTCCTGCTATTGCTGTTATTGATGGCGTTGCTTTAGGGGGCGGGTGCGAATTAGCCCTGGCTTGTCATTATCGCGTGGCGACATTTAACGAGAAAATTAAGATGGGCCTTCCGGAAGTCAATTTAGGGATTATTCCAGGCTTTGGCGGAACTTATCGCTTGCCAAAACTGGTCGGCTTGACTCAAGGGCTAAAAATGATTTTAACCGGAAAACTTATATCGTCGCGAGAGGCTTTCAAGGTTGGGCTCGTGGATAGGATTTTTCCTCAAAAAAATCTCGATATCTTGCTCGATCAATTTGTGGATGAAGTAAGCGCCAAGGGTTATCATCGCAAGCCGCGAAAAGAGAAAACGATCCAAGAGTTTTTATTGGAAAGAACATCTTTAGGCCGCGGTATTATCTTTGACCAGGCGCGAAAAACAGTTCTTAAAACAACCAAAGGTTTTTATCCGGCTCCTCTTAAAGCAATCGAAGTCATCAAAAGTACCTACGGGCTCAATCGTGTGACCGCTCTTTCTCGGGAAGCTAAGGCCTTTAGCGAATTAGTTGCAACAGATGTTTCAAAAAATCTTATTCAACTTTTTTATCTTACGGAAAAGTATCGTAAATTAATTGTCCCCGGAACCGAGTCAATTGCGCCGCTGCAAATCAAGAAATGTGCTGTTTTGGGCGCTGGCATTATGGGCGGGGGCATTGCGCAGCTTTTAAGCTCTCGAAAGATCTGGGTGCGCTTAAAAGATGTTCATTATGATGCCATTGCTAAAGGATTGAAGGCCGCAAGCTTGATCTATCAAAAAGCTGTTAAGGCAAGAAAAATAAAAGAATTTGAATCATCCGTCGGTATGGCGCGCATAACCTCAACGCTGGATTATTCAGGTTTTCAAGACGCGGATATGGTTATTGAGGCGGTCGTTGAAAATATTGATGTTAAGAAAAATATTTTTAAGGAATTGAGCGCCGCTGTTTCCTCGAAAGCCATTTTATGCACCAATACCTCAGCTTTATCCGTGACCGAAATGGCCAAAGAGGCGAAAGACCCGTCTAGGGTGATCGGCTTACATTTTTTTAATCCGGTTGAGCGAATGCCGTTAATCGAGATCATTAAAACTGATTTAACTTCACCGGAAACAATTGCGAGCGCATTGCAATGCACAAAACGCTTAGGAAAAACTCCAATTATCGTCAAAGATTCGTGTGGATTTTTAGTGAATCGGATTTTATTGGGATATGTCAACGAATCCGGGCGGATCTTGGAAGAGGGAAATCGCGTTGAATATGTCGATAGGGTCATGACAGATTTTGGAATGCCGATGGGACCGTTCGCTTTATCGGATGAAGTTGGCCTGGATGTTGGTTTCAAAGTTTTGCAGATCTTGGAAAAAGGCTTGGGTGAAAGGTTTAAACCTGTTGGGATATTTGAGAAAGTTTATCAAAAAAAGACTTTCGGTAAGAAAACCGGAAAAGGGTTCTATATCCACGGAAAGAAACGAATTCCCAACCCGGAAATTTATGGAATGATCACAAAATCCGCTTTGCCTGACCCCCAGAGAAGTGAATATCTCAAGCGCATGGTTTATACGATGATTAATGAAGCGGCGCGTTGTCTGCAGGAAGGCATTGTGGATAATGCCGAAACAGTTGATGTGGGGATGATCATGGGTACGGGTTTTCCGGCATTTCGTGGAGGATTACTGCGCTATACGGATTTTGTTGGGCCAGAAAATATTGTTAACGATCTTCTTCGGCTTAAAGAGAAATTTAACGCCGAAAGGTTTTTGCCGTGCGACTATTTGAATAATTTAAGCCGAGCAAATAAAAAATTTTATCAGGATCCGGCATATAATGAATAA
- a CDS encoding acyl-CoA dehydrogenase family protein translates to MSMFDKNISAEKRASLELAEASRESEWKYPSFALKLFHGVLDWKLIFPFPAQSAEDKKIGDEFLGKIENLLKAKLDPDKVDQTGEIPPEVIQGLADLKAFAIKIPQEYGGLGFSQTNYNRIIHLVASYCGSTAVLLSAHQSIGVPQPLKLFGTQEQKKKYLPQFAKGVISGFALTEPEAGSDPRQMRTTATPIEDGKYFLINGEKLWCTNGLIAGVVVVMAVTPPKIVRGKEQKQITAFIVETDTPGFEIVSRCQFMGLHGIQNGLIRFNNLKVPRENIILGEGEGLKLALMTLNTGRLTLPAASAGISKWCLKVAREWSAKRKQWGGPIGEHESIALKLGYITSHSFAIDAMAWLTSAMADDKNRDIRLEAAIAKHFCTLHSWRITDETLQIRGGQGYETAPSLKARGMDPYPVERVLRDVRINLIIEGTTEIMRLFIAREALDPHLSRSKSLFDSRTSIQEKIKTLLSALSYYALWYPKLWMPTIVATDLQGLSSSLSSHMVFVKNASKRLARDIFHQMMVYQKKLEAKQGLLSRFVDIGSDLFAIAAACSYADHLSRESKDKENSLRLADVFCCQARQRIEENFKGISVNTDKKSRYIAKGLMAGEYTWLENDIIK, encoded by the coding sequence ATGAGCATGTTTGATAAAAATATCAGCGCGGAAAAACGTGCTTCGCTCGAATTAGCCGAAGCTTCTCGGGAAAGCGAATGGAAATATCCAAGCTTTGCTTTGAAATTATTTCATGGTGTTTTGGACTGGAAATTGATTTTTCCTTTTCCGGCACAATCTGCTGAAGACAAAAAGATCGGCGATGAGTTTCTTGGAAAAATAGAAAACCTTCTTAAGGCAAAGCTTGACCCGGATAAGGTTGATCAAACCGGAGAAATTCCTCCGGAAGTTATCCAAGGATTAGCTGATTTAAAAGCTTTCGCTATAAAAATTCCTCAGGAATACGGCGGTTTGGGATTCAGCCAGACAAACTATAATCGCATCATCCATCTGGTCGCAAGTTATTGCGGCTCCACGGCTGTTCTTTTGTCCGCGCATCAAAGTATCGGCGTTCCTCAGCCGCTTAAGCTGTTCGGAACACAGGAACAGAAGAAAAAATATCTACCTCAATTTGCTAAAGGAGTGATTTCGGGTTTTGCGCTCACTGAGCCGGAAGCCGGATCCGATCCTCGTCAAATGAGAACGACAGCCACTCCGATCGAAGATGGAAAATATTTTCTCATTAACGGTGAAAAGTTATGGTGTACCAACGGCCTTATTGCCGGTGTTGTCGTTGTGATGGCGGTTACGCCGCCTAAAATCGTTAGAGGGAAAGAGCAAAAGCAGATCACGGCTTTTATTGTCGAGACAGATACACCGGGCTTTGAAATTGTTTCGCGCTGTCAATTTATGGGCTTGCACGGTATTCAAAACGGCTTGATCCGCTTTAACAATTTGAAAGTTCCCAGAGAAAATATCATTTTAGGAGAAGGAGAAGGGCTAAAGCTTGCTCTGATGACGCTTAACACGGGGCGGCTAACTCTTCCGGCAGCTTCAGCCGGTATTTCTAAATGGTGTTTGAAAGTAGCCCGGGAATGGTCTGCTAAGCGAAAACAATGGGGCGGGCCCATAGGGGAGCATGAAAGCATTGCGTTAAAGCTGGGCTATATCACAAGCCATTCTTTTGCTATTGATGCTATGGCGTGGCTGACATCAGCGATGGCGGATGATAAAAATCGGGATATCCGTCTTGAGGCTGCCATCGCGAAACATTTTTGCACATTGCATAGCTGGCGCATTACGGATGAGACATTGCAAATTCGTGGCGGCCAGGGTTACGAAACAGCTCCGTCGCTTAAAGCGCGTGGCATGGATCCGTATCCGGTCGAGCGCGTGTTAAGAGATGTCCGGATCAATTTGATCATTGAAGGGACAACCGAGATCATGCGTCTTTTTATCGCTCGGGAAGCCCTTGATCCGCATCTGAGCCGGAGCAAGTCGCTTTTTGATTCAAGGACTTCTATCCAGGAAAAAATAAAGACTTTGTTAAGCGCTTTATCCTATTATGCGTTATGGTATCCGAAGTTGTGGATGCCGACGATTGTGGCTACAGATTTACAAGGTCTTTCTTCGTCGCTTTCGTCGCACATGGTTTTTGTGAAAAATGCGTCGAAACGTTTAGCGCGGGATATTTTTCATCAAATGATGGTTTATCAAAAGAAATTGGAAGCAAAACAAGGGCTATTGAGCCGTTTTGTTGATATCGGATCTGATCTTTTTGCCATTGCGGCTGCTTGCAGCTATGCGGATCATTTGTCAAGGGAATCAAAAGATAAGGAAAATTCACTTCGACTGGCGGATGTTTTTTGTTGTCAGGCTCGTCAGAGAATTGAGGAAAATTTTAAAGGAATTTCGGTTAATACCGATAAGAAATCCCGATATATTGCAAAAGGGCTTATGGCGGGCGAGTATACGTGGCTAGAAAATGACATCATAAAATAA
- a CDS encoding thiolase family protein yields the protein MERIAIVEGIRTPFCKISTLFDRVSAQELGRIAVRELIERTSLDVGVVDEVIFGNVAQPADAANISRVIALLAGIPITTPAFTVHRNCASGIEAVTTASLKILSGEAQCIIAGGTESMSNIPFLLTKDLQDMIFKWGRAKTIVEKAQIALSFKLKFLTPRVGLHLGLTDPVCGLNMGQTGEVLAKEFGITRKEQDQFALLSHQRAVAAKKVLREEIVPVIPAPKYQAAVESDNGPRENQTMEALAKLKPIFEKQTGTVTAGNSSQVTDGAAALLVMSEKKARELNLEPLGFVRAFAVAGVEPQRMGIGPAHAIPKVLRKAGLTLKQIQAIEINEAFAAQVLACLRALDSQEFAKEFGYEGIIGNVNADILNVNGGSIALGHPVGATGARLILTMLKHLKRANLNLGLVSLCIGGGQGAAVILER from the coding sequence CAGGAATTAGGGCGAATTGCTGTTCGCGAACTTATTGAACGGACCAGCCTTGATGTTGGCGTAGTTGATGAGGTTATCTTCGGTAATGTCGCGCAGCCAGCCGACGCCGCTAATATTTCCAGGGTTATCGCTCTTTTGGCCGGTATTCCGATCACGACACCCGCTTTTACGGTCCATCGAAATTGTGCATCAGGAATAGAAGCTGTTACAACAGCGTCGCTTAAAATTTTAAGCGGAGAGGCCCAGTGTATTATTGCCGGCGGCACAGAATCGATGAGCAACATTCCTTTTTTACTCACTAAAGATTTGCAAGATATGATTTTTAAGTGGGGGCGCGCAAAAACAATTGTTGAAAAAGCACAAATTGCATTATCTTTCAAGTTAAAATTTCTGACTCCGCGCGTTGGCCTTCATTTAGGATTAACTGATCCGGTTTGCGGCCTTAATATGGGGCAAACCGGAGAAGTTTTAGCTAAAGAGTTTGGCATTACTCGAAAAGAGCAAGATCAATTTGCGCTCCTGAGCCATCAGCGGGCTGTGGCCGCCAAAAAGGTTTTACGGGAAGAGATCGTTCCGGTCATTCCGGCCCCAAAATATCAAGCGGCTGTTGAGTCAGACAATGGCCCGCGTGAAAATCAAACGATGGAAGCCTTAGCAAAATTAAAGCCGATCTTTGAAAAGCAAACGGGAACGGTAACGGCGGGAAATTCAAGTCAAGTGACCGACGGAGCCGCGGCATTGCTGGTGATGAGTGAGAAAAAAGCACGAGAGCTTAATTTGGAGCCGCTGGGTTTTGTCCGGGCTTTTGCTGTTGCCGGCGTTGAGCCGCAACGAATGGGAATTGGCCCGGCGCATGCTATCCCGAAGGTTTTAAGAAAAGCCGGGCTTACCTTAAAGCAAATCCAGGCTATTGAGATCAATGAAGCGTTTGCAGCGCAAGTGCTGGCTTGTTTGCGCGCGCTTGATTCTCAAGAATTTGCCAAAGAATTCGGATATGAAGGTATTATCGGTAATGTAAACGCGGATATTCTCAATGTTAATGGCGGCTCCATTGCTTTGGGGCATCCTGTTGGCGCAACCGGCGCAAGATTGATCCTGACGATGTTAAAGCATCTGAAACGCGCAAATCTTAACCTTGGCCTTGTTTCATTGTGCATTGGCGGCGGGCAGGGCGCGGCTGTCATTTTAGAAAGGTAA
- a CDS encoding prepilin-type N-terminal cleavage/methylation domain-containing protein has translation MNKRSFTLVEMMIIVAVIGVLTAIAIPNLIKAKMSANDVAAQAGLRTIATALENYLIFNSSYPASVDALTGGVSPYLGKNYFSGTHSGFTFDPDIQPYSYIITADPVEVGKTGTTTFTITTGAVFQNN, from the coding sequence ATGAATAAGAGATCTTTTACCTTAGTTGAAATGATGATCATTGTGGCCGTCATTGGGGTTTTAACGGCTATCGCGATCCCAAATTTAATAAAGGCAAAAATGTCCGCCAATGACGTAGCGGCTCAGGCGGGGTTAAGAACGATCGCAACAGCTTTGGAGAATTATTTGATTTTCAATTCCAGCTATCCCGCGTCTGTAGATGCCTTGACCGGTGGGGTTTCGCCATATTTAGGGAAAAACTATTTTTCAGGGACGCATTCCGGATTTACATTTGACCCTGATATTCAGCCGTATTCATATATCATCACGGCAGATCCTGTTGAAGTTGGAAAAACAGGGACAACAACATTTACCATCACAACAGGAGCTGTTTTTCAAAATAATTAA
- a CDS encoding (2Fe-2S) ferredoxin domain-containing protein, whose protein sequence is MGLGGAMENKKIPYSKQIFVCTNDQHGAKPSCGDHGGEEVFSELRRIAKEKGLHPDIRVAQAKCLGQCNLGVNIMVYPDGVWYSRVTKDNVSELVEKYLSKKQ, encoded by the coding sequence ATGGGGTTAGGAGGAGCGATGGAAAACAAGAAAATTCCTTACAGTAAACAGATATTTGTTTGCACCAACGATCAGCATGGAGCAAAGCCAAGTTGCGGCGATCATGGCGGTGAAGAAGTGTTTAGTGAGTTAAGGCGTATTGCGAAAGAGAAAGGATTGCATCCGGATATTCGCGTCGCACAAGCAAAATGCTTGGGGCAGTGCAATCTGGGAGTCAATATCATGGTTTATCCGGATGGAGTTTGGTATAGTCGGGTAACAAAAGATAATGTCTCAGAGCTTGTTGAGAAATATCTATCGAAGAAGCAATGA